A window from Drosophila subobscura isolate 14011-0131.10 chromosome O, UCBerk_Dsub_1.0, whole genome shotgun sequence encodes these proteins:
- the LOC117899625 gene encoding E3 ubiquitin-protein ligase hyd isoform X2, whose translation MVSMQFVLQPLPGNDDQFIERVREVSEKVNRFGYGTHRIFEQLKIPVREVVIGPTHIGVLLEDGKAFRVSFSINSEKLDLTKSDTKCPTTGSGGTTNTSKAPSSSRPMARSRARLLRATGRSSSSGQGSGSRSTGVIIGGSTSNRPLVTVPATYVPEELISQAEVVLQGKSRNLIIRELQRTNLDVNLAVNNLLSRDDEEAEDTEEGADNYVPEDLISLLDNGFSADNNSVIIDPSDGLFSEEIFSNYSSIRNLLFDRIRSERSNSNTNNAESNQSNRSTTSGGSISGNSGLSAQISVNADREAFSRWRDRQYYGPRRWISKDDYTWEKDADSKKKEPSSMLSPIWISEELQPWPDKNSVRFKTIGALFTEFIALSENGDLYQWRWSDPEPYKSDVDNIYHPKTLTLNINERVLHISANFIRCSVVTESNRVATWMDEQLGYLGAKLEHTCCTFNEFISDQITNIYVCSLYTVVRTESNNIYWWGVLPFDQRRYLWDKFRTKTKKPFKVVAADINVGAQVIMKKCPIYQSGSIGFTCSNGVPKVGQLLNSVWNFTDVCRMKIININTQLATDKCQATGSNQNVQGTSTDKDMLKTTVMQSTSNSKNSQISSSSKESTDRIDMPPPPSPASSTCSDTGSVTSHKRTKRMTAKEDSHSNQESRKDEELWQLKDVVFVEDKVGPIGKVLKVDGDFVAVRFPALNTASNAASTSKDECKDDDWQQCRLLRREDVQVFRTVMSTRGPDWLQKQPKKMNVGADTAGVQLLTIAVDMRGIHVIKKVLGKIHYSLYNLYNSKQEQNCQFPTDCASFIGVSPANILMTCNNDCSGNNSTIVLRDGNGALYPLAKDCLGSIKDPQWFDLPPVKSITMATIPLPAMVSGLNLKSKVCMTALLFDTQKLMPHILRCDIKNCFAALTRLEKEDHTDTALVVEERCDGARNIFHACVIMCAPTSNKDLHSDTPSSSSDKKTLSAGLSVTRSIPSANVPAYVSGNAFGANATASDGASFATMTSGISASAGRDNRINLRDMMHRLISTDQPEQTSHPTAGGNEDHAYIPWPTDASSASNLSGVPSQNIADGIEDISKVQTPSSTPSSILSSIKLGSPNYTFDLSQRREHALLILQQMCASPALRPYLYQMLSTKDAQGQTAFMLSVSCRAYEAGIIILNTILMLADQEGQSKESMIFPNGSPADQSPLHVICYNDTCSFTWTGADHINQNIFECKTCGLTGSLCCCTECARVCHKGHDCKLKRTAPTAYCDCWEKCKCKALIAGNLTKRFALLCKLVSCTDLVTKFNSKGESILLFLIQTVGRQIVEQRQYRFNVRVRNVGNTAGSTNGNNTVISNRKSSSLDVDSEMPDHDLEPPKFARKALERLLIDWNAVRCMVMSGAEKADVNMHNSASESPSPDSFNTFMQTQHGSTLLDKFTHSLIVKCTGDHLDTLLLTLVRELQNFGVTNRCKEAEEVSRRFVRSVARVFVIFNLEKQPNPEKRKPHTACNKYVQSCVKVFQTLHRISIEELCEVSEALIAPVRLGVVRPTAPFTMSSSNLDNSDDLFSVDPLAPSNVEPLSEQILGHDAANDQSANFNIQQNYDVVAMETIRDASESEEAINREANSHAQDDDLIENQRNEDGLQDDESDNDFTFNDAETESDSDDNQSNQEVQRNVPTGAAAGSETDIGVLFLEDESGDSSAQEEDGSEDGESDDHSDEFNFNDQQLERRSTNSNARNDLAPQTMQWAIRSRDTARSSVRVPTGSNLVFIDPMALRRSTVPAATAVTTPSAESHTMATTASNLARAFGITIRQISELISILSYNMVNDIETALKIQCEEAVAVQAFVEKRLKSTWDWMFTVMDGTEAQLKFGAYLTNYTDPNHPLHPLNLSGQSTNNQTPAPATSTSIGVNVLGSNSRRDFFTYCLSLMRAHTSEHRDALPVLDITALRHIAYVLDAFVYYMRNDTGFYDKQENISGRINNLSPMSENYDTDDELTNLEDFSGDAQPSTSTLSSSNLGTRKHAFFTRSESTLSLGCSAPDGFELPLDMAMPLADKPHLLQPNSKRQELFANLPLLAVTSANATIDDPPTRLGFSNSLKTDGTNFDTIPSQQSVEVIKNPVTGISGDENMTYKADENAETNIYLQLKKKQCSEDSKSRKDVDGIQSCQFDRVVSMDTDELDNLSSGASTSKTTDALMATRPEVIIAPNKASLTSSADHCSVIVLAGGSCLKTVDSEPNSSSSSSILLTSEKTKCDTHQQKTPPHTLVFPIRGSLFYKNAFSELPSWNFLLSRWKLTLDIFGRVFMDDVGMEHGSVLPELRGFPVKEMRFRRHMEKLRNGQQRDLVFCKLERNRDTLIVQTFKELNTQFGNQNRRSQPPIAFNRVKVTFKDEPGEGSGVARSFYTSIAEALLANSKMPSLESIQVGSSHSKYGVPFSSILRSRTVSGSSRDQPTLQRRGTSSKILWRTARDRKVLNVDARPYTPSNSTDNTMAESANEHLSVHLQQLGERLYPKINSINSAHAPKITGMLLEIPTPQLLSVLSSDETLRQKVNEAIEIITFKQKSEACSQNSQQKKSASVVLVEPADDDNDPLFYSPGKRGFYTPRQGFATFERINAFRNIGRLIGLCLLQNELLPLFLQRHVLKYILGRKIKFHDLAFFDPALYESFRQIIQNAQTKEGEETINRMELCFVIDLMKEEGCGNTELIPGGREVPVTSNNIFDYIRRYTEYRLIKSQEKALEALKDGVFDVLPDNSMNSLTAEDLRLLLNGVGDINVSTLISYTTFNDESSEGPDKLLKFKRWFWSIVEKMNILERQDLVYFWTGSPALPASEEGFQPLPSVTIRPADDSHLPTANTCISRLYIPLYSSKSILRTKMLMAIKSKNFGFV comes from the exons atggtttccatgcaatttgttttgcaacCTCTTCCTGGCAATGATGATCAATTTATTGAAAG AGTACGGGAAGTTTCGGAAAAAGTAAATCGATTTGGGTATGGCACTCATCGTATATttgagcaattaaaaattccagTTAGAGAAGTCGTGATTGGACCCACCCATATTGGGGTGCTTCTTGAGGATGGAAAGGCTTTTCGAGTCTCATTTTCCATCAACTCTGAGAAGCTCGATTTGACAAAATCTGATACAAAATG TCCCACAACTGGTAGCGGTGGAACCACCAATACTTCAAAGGCTCCTTCATCATCGCGTCCCATGGCCCGTTCCAGGGCACGCCTTTTGCGCGCAACAGGGCGGTCAAGCTCAAGTGGCCAAGGATCGGGATCCAGAAGTACAGGTGTAATTATTGGAGGCAGCACATCCAATCGTCCTCTGGTAACTGTTCCAGCTACCTATGTCCCAGAGGAACTAATTTCACAAGCAGAAGTAGTTCTGCAAGGCAAGAGCAGGAATCTCATAATAAGAGAATTGCAG CGCACAAATTTAGATGTGAATTTAGCTGTGAACAATTTACTTTCGCGCGATGATGAAGAAGCTGAAGATACAGAGGAAGGTGCGGACAATTATGTGCCCGAAGACCTTATATCACTGTTGGACAATGGTTTTAGTGCAGATAATAACAGCGTTATCATCGATCCTTCAGATGGACTCTTTTCAGAAGAAATATTCAGCAACTATTCAAGCATTCGAAA tttattgttCGACCGCATACGTAGTGAGCGCAGTAATTCCAACACAAACAATGCAGAGAGTAATCAATCAAACCGTTCAACGACATCAGGAGGTTCCATATCTGGAAACAGTGGACTCTCAGCTCAAATATCTGTTAATGCTGATCGTGAAGCCTTCAGTCGTTGGCGCGATCGTCAGTATTACGGGCCGCGCCGCTGGATAAGTAAAGACGATTATACATGGGAAAAGGATGCAG ATTCTAAAAAGAAAGAACCTTCATCAATGTTGTCTCCAATATGGATATCCGAGGAATTGCAACCATGGCCTGATAAAAATTCGGTTCGATTTAAAACAATCGGAGCTTTATTCACGGAATTCATAGCACTATCTGAAAATGGAGATCTATACCAATGGCGTTGGTCCGACCCGGAGCCTTATAAGTCAGAT GTGGACAATATTTATCATCCAAAAACCTTGACACTCAACATTAACGAAAGGGTCCTGCATATTTCAGCGAATTTTATACGATGTTCGGTGGTGACTGAGTCAAATCGAGTTGCCACCTGGATGGACGAGCAACTGGGATATTTAGGAGCCAAGCTGGAGCATACTTGTTGTACTTTCAATGAGTTTATCTCAGATCAAATAACAAACATTTATGTTTGTTCATTGTATACAGTAGTGAGAACGgaaagcaacaacatttaTTGGTGGGGCGTTCTTCCCTTCGATCAGCGCCGCTATCTGTGGGACAAATTtcgaacaaaaacaaagaaaccGTTCAAGGTTGTTGCAGCTGATATTAATGTAGGGGCGCAGGTCATAATGAAAAAATGTCCTATATATCAATCTGGATCGATTGGCTTTACATGTTCCAACGGTGTACCCAAAGTTGGGCAACTTTTAAACTCGGTTTGGAATTTTACTGACGTGTGTCGCATGAAAATTATAAACATTAACACACAATTGGCCACAGATAAATGTCAAGCAACTGGAAGTAACCAAAATGTCCAAGGAACATCTACAGATAAGGATATGTTGAAGACAACTGTCATGCAAAGCACAAGCAATAGTAAAAATAGTCAAATCAGTTCATCTAGCAAGGAATCAACTGATAGGATCGACATGCCTCCACCACCATCACCGGCATCTAGCACTTGCAGTGATACTGGAAGTGTTACATCACACAAACGCACCAAGAGAATGACTGCAAAAGAGGACTCTCACAGCAATCAAGAGAGCAGAAAAGACGAAGAGCTGTGGCAGCTGAAAGACGTTGTTTTCGTGGAAGATAAGGTCGGCCCGATCGGAAAAGTTCTTAAAGTCGATGGCGACTTTGTAGCCGTTCGGTTTCCAGCATTGAATACAGCCTCTAATGCAGCTTCAACATCTAAAGACGAATGCAAAGACGACGACTGGCAACAATGCCGTCTTCTTCGGCGTGAAGATGTTCAAGTTTTTCGAACTGTAATGTCAACGCGGGGACCAGACTGGTTGCAGAAGCAGCCCAAAAAAATGAATGTTGGTGCTGATACAGCTGGCGTTCAGTTGCTTACAATAGCTGTTGATATGCGAGGTATTCACGTAATCAAGAAAGTACTCGGCAAAATACATTACAGTTTGTACAACTTGTACAACAGCAAGCAAGAGCAAAACTGCCAATTTCCCACAGACTGCGCTTCATTTATTGGCGTCTCTCCTGCGAATATACTAATGACTTGCAATAACGATTGTAGTGGAAATAACAGTACTATTGTGCTCAGGGATGGCAATGGTGCCTTGTATCCGTTAGCAAAGGACTGTCTTGGCTCAATAAAAGATCCCCAGTGGTTTGATTTACCTCCAGTAAAATCAATTACCATGGCAACGATACCGCTACCGGCAATGGTTTCTGGGTTAAACCTCAAGTCGAAGGTGTGCATGACGGCTTTGCTTtttgacacacaaaaactcaTGCCGCATATTCTACGATGTGATATAAAGAATTGTTTCGCTGCTCTAACCCGACTCGAGAAGGAAGACCACACTGATACTGCTTTAGTTGTCGAAGAGCGTTGCGATGGGGCTCGTAACATATTCCACGCATGCGTTATTATGTGTGCCCCAACCTCCAACAAGGATTTGCATTCAGATACCCCTAGTAGTAGCTCTGATAAAAAAACACTTTCGGCTGGGCTCTCGGTAACTCGTTCTATTCCATCCGCAAACGTGCCAGCATATGTCAGCGGTAACGCTTTTGGAGCGAATGCGACTGCCAGTGACGGCGCAAGTTTCGCTACGATGACATCTGGAATAAGCGCATCTGCTGGCAGAGATAATCGTATTAATTTGCGTGATATGATGCATCGCCTTATAAGCACTGATCAACCTGAGCAAACCAGTCATCCAACGGCCGGCGGCAACGAAGACCATGCCTATATTCCATGGCCAACAGACGCGTCCTCAGCGAGCAATCTAAGCGGGGTCCCATCGCAAAATATCGCTGACGGCATTGAAGACATTTCCAAAGTCCAAACTCCGTCCTCTACACCGAGTTCAATTTTGTCAAGCATTAAACTAGGGTCTCCAAACTACACATTTGATCTATCACAACGCCGTGAGCATGCTCTGTTGATTCTGCAACAAATGTGCGCCAGTCCTGCATTGCGGCCTTACCTCTACCAGATGCTAAGTACCAAAGATGCGCAGGGTCAAACTGCTTTTATGTTATCCGTTTCATGTCGTGCCTATGAAGCAGGGATTATCATTTTGAACACAATACTCATGCTTGCTGACCAAGAAGGTCAGTCCAAGGAATCTATGATCTTTCCCAACGGTTCTCCAGCGGACCAATCACCATTACATGTTATATGTTACAATGATACATGCTCATTCACTTGGACTGGTGCTGATCATATAAACCAAAACATTTTCGAATGTAAGACATGTGGTCTGACTGGATCATTATGCTGTTGCACAGAGTGCGCTCGAGTATGCCACAAAGGCCATGATTGTAAACTAAAACGGACAGCACCGACAGCCTATTGTGATTGCTGGGAAAAATGCAAGTGCAAGGCACTAATCGCTGGCAATCTCACAAAGAgatttgctctgctttgcaaACTAGTTTCTTGTACCGATTTGGTCACGAAATTCAACTCTAAAGGAGAGTCTATTCTACTCTTTCTGATACAGACTGTGGGTAGACAGATAGTGGAGCAGAGACAATACCGTTTCAATGTAAGGGTTCGTAATGTGGGAAATACTGCGGGGAGCACGAATGGAAACAACACAGTTATATCGAATCGAAAGTCTTCCTCACTAGACGTAGATAGTGAAATGCCAGACCATGACCTCGAACCACCGAAATTTGCCAGAAAAGCCCTTGAACGGCTCTTAATTGACTGGAACGCAGTACGCTGCATGGTAATGAGTGGAGCTGAAAAAGCTGACGTAAATATGCATAATTCTGCTTCGGAAAGCCCTAGTCCGGACAGTTTCAACACGTTTATGCAGACCCAGCATGGTTCTACACTACTGGACAAGTTTACTCACAGTTTAATTGTAAAATGCACTGGCGATCATCTTgacactctgctgctgacaTTGGTACGCGAGCTACAAAACTTTGGTGTTACCAATCGCTGCAAGGAGGCTGAGGAGGTTTCACGACGCTTCGTTCGTTCCGTTGCTCGTGTGTTCGTAATTTTTAATCTAGAAAAACAACCGAATccagaaaaaagaaagccaCACACTGCATGCAACAAATATGTTCAAAGCTGTGTAAAAGTGTTCCAGACGCTACACAGAATATCTATTGAAGAACTTTGTGAGGTTTCTGAAGCTCTTATTGCTCCAGTACGGCTTGGTGTTGTGAGACCTACAGCCCCTTTTACCATGTCATCATCAAACCTTGAT AACTCGGATGATTTGTTCAGCGTAGACCCGTTAGCACCGTCGAATGTGGAGCCCCTTTCCGAGCAAATATTGGGACACGATGCTGCAAACGATCAAAGTGCTAACTTTAATATCCAGCAAAACTACGACGTTGTCGCAATGGAAA CGATTCGCGATGCTTCAGAATCGGAAGAAGCTATAAATCGGGAAGCAAATTCTCATGCTCAAGACGATGATTTGATTGAAAATCAACGAAATGAAGATGGTCTCCAAGATGATGAAAGTGACAATGATTTTACCTTTAATGATGCTGAGACTGAATCAGACTCCGATGACAACCAAAGCAATCAGGAGGTACAGAGAAACGTCCCAACAGGCGCAGCCGCTGGATCCGAAACAG ATATTGGTGTACTGTTTTTGGAGGACGAATCTGGAGACTCGTCTGCACAAGAGGAAGATGGTTCAGAAGATGGTGAATCTGATGATCATTCCgatgaatttaattttaacgATCAACAACTTGAGCGTCGTAGCACCAATTCAAATGCACGCAATGATCTTGCTCCACAGACTATGCAATGGGCAATCCGAAGCCGTGACACTGCCCGGTCGTCCGTACGCGTACCAACCGGCTCCAATTTAGTTTTCATTGACCCGATGGCTTTAAGACGCTCCACAGTACCAGCTGCGACCGCGGTTACGACACCATCCGCAGAGTCTCATACCATGGCGACAACTGCTAGCAATTTAGCACGAGCATTTGGAATTACAATAAGACAGATTTCTGAGCTTATAAGTATTTTATCTTACAATATGGTAAATGATATAGAAACAGCATTGAAAATTCAATGCGAGGAAGCAGTTGCGGTCCAG GCATTTGTTGAAAAGCGATTAAAGTCTACATGGGACTGGATGTTTACAGTGATGGACGGAACGGAGGCACAGCTAAAGTTTGGTGCTTATTTGACCAACTACACCGATCCCAATCATCCTCTGCATCCGCTTAACCTTAGTGGACAATCGACCAATAATCAAAcacctgctcctgccacttcTACATCCATCGGTGTTAATGTGCTGG GATCTAACTCGCGTCGAGACTTCTTTACATACTGCCTGTCACTGATGCGAGCGCACACCTCCGAGCATAGGGATGCCCTTCCCGTATTGGACATAACTGCTCTGCGACATATTGCATACGTGCTCGACGCGTTTGTTTACTACATGCGTAATGATACAGGATTTTATGATAAGCAGGAAAATATCTCTGGACGTATAAACAATTTGTCACCAATGTCGGAAAACTATGACACGGACGATGAATTAACGAACTTAGAAGACTTTAGTGGTGACGCACAGCCGTCTACAAGCACACTGTCGTCAAGTAATCTCGGCACACGTAAACATGCCTTTTTCACTAGATCTGAGTCTACCCTGAGCTTAGGCTGCTCGGCACCAGATGGCTTTGAATTACCACTTGATATGGCAATGCCCCTAGCCGATAAACCTCATTTGCTGCAGCCTAATTCAAAAAGACAGGAGCTTTTCGCCAATCTACCGCTGCTTGCAGTTACAAGTGCTAATGCTACTATCGATGACCCTCCTACCAGGCTCGGATTTTCGAATTCCTTAAAAACGGATGGGACTAATTTTGATACCATCCCATCCCAACAATCTGTGGAAGTAATTAAAAACCCAGTGACTGGCATCTCAGGTGATGAAAATATGACATATAAGGCTGATGAAAATGCAGAAACCAACATTTACTTGCaattaaagaaaaagcaaTGTTCCGAAGATTCAAAATCCCGTAAGGACGTTGATG GAATTCAAAGCTGCCAATTCGATAGGGTGGTATCCATGGATACAGATGAGTTGGACAATCTAAGCAGTGGTGCAAGCACATCGAAAACGACAGATGCGTTGATGGCTACAAGACCAGAAGTTATAATAGCCCCAAACAAAGCATCATTAACGTCGTCCGCCGATCACTGTAGCGTTATAGTACTAGCCGGAGGTTCTTGTTTAAAAACGGTTGACTCAGAGCCCAAcagttcaagttcaagttccATTTTATTGACTTCGGAAAAAACCAAATGTGATACACATCAGCAAAAAACACCACCGCATACGTTGGTGTTTCCCATTCGAGGTTCTTTGTTTTACAAAAATGCTTTTTCGGAACTGCCGTCTTGGAACTTTTTGTTGAGCCGCTGGAAGCTAACACTTGATATCTTCGGACGTGTATTCATGGATGATGTTGGAATGGAGCATGGGTCTGTATTGCCAGAATTGAGAGGTTTTCCTGTTAAGGAAATGCGGTTCCGACGACACATGGAAAAACTGCGAAATGGCCAACAGCGGGACCTAGTGTTTTGTAAACTCGAACGCAACCGAGATACCTTAATTGTTCAAACTTTTAAAGAACTCAATACCCAATTTGGGAATCAGAATCGGCGATCTCAGCCTCCTATTGCATTCAACAGAGTAAAAGTAACATTTAAAGATGAACCTGGTGAGGGATCTGGTGTAGCTCGCAGTTTCTATACTTCCATAGCTGAAGCATTGCTTGCCAATTCAAAAATGCCTAGTCTTGAATCTATACAAGTGGGGAGCTCGCATAGTAAATACGGAGTGCCATTTTCGAGTATACTGAGAAGTAGAACCGTCTCCGGATCCAGTCGCGATCAGCCCACATTACAAAGACGTGGCACAAGTAGCAAAATTCTATGGCGAACAGCTCGAGATCGAAAGGTCTTAAATGTAGATGCCAGACCGTACACCCCCTCAAACAGTACAG ATAATACCATGGCGGAGAGCGCCAATGAACATTTGTCGGTTCATTTGCAACAACTTGGAGAACGTTTATACCCTAAG ATCAATTCAATAAACTCAGCACATGCACCGAAGATAACAGGAATGCTCCTGGAGATACCAACCCCCCAACTTCTATCTGTACTTTCCTCAGATGAAACACTGCGTCAAAAAGTTAATGAAGCCATAGAAATTATAACTTTTAAGCAAAAATCGGAAGCATGCTCTCAAAATAGTCAGCAAAAAAAATCTGCATCAGTAGTGCTGGTCGAACCCGCAGATGACGACAATGATCCATTATTTTACTCTCCGGGTAAGCGAGGATTTTATACACCACGTCAGGGCTTCGCGACCTTTGAACGAATTAACGCATTTAGAAATATTGGAAG ACTAATTGGGCTTTGTCTGTTGCAAAATGAATTGCTTCCACTGTTCTTACAACGGCACGTGTTAAAGTACATACTTGGTCGTAAAATTAAGTTCCACGACTTGGCGTTTTTCGATCCAGCATTGTATGAATCTTTCCggcaaataattcaaaatgCCCAAACAAAAGAGGGTGAAGAAACCATTAATCGAATGGAACTATGTtttgt AATTGATTTAATGAAGGAGGAAGGCTGTGGCAATACTGAGTTAATTCCTGGAGGCCGTGAAGTACCAGTAACATCAAACAACATATTCGATTATATAAGACGTTATACCGAATATAGACTGATTAAATCACAGGAAAAGGCACTTGAG GCATTAAAAGACGGAGTTTTTGACGTTCTGCCTGACAACAGTATGAACAGCTTAACCGCAGAAGATTTGCGTTTGCTCTTAAATGGCGTCGGGGATATAAACGTTTCAACATTGATTTCATACACTACCTTCAACGATGAGTCTAGCGAAGGCCCAGACAAACTTCTAAAGTTTAAAAGATGGTTTTGGAGCATTGTTGAAAAAATGAACATATTGGAACGCCAAGATTTG gtGTATTTCTGGACAGGCTCGCCAGCCTTACCTGCTTCGGAGGAGGGCTTTCAACCTTTGCCATCTGTTACTATAAGACCTGCGGATGACTCTCATCTTCCCACAGCAAATACGTGTATATCTCGACTGTATATCCCTTTGTACTCTAGCAAATCCATATTACGCACTAAAATGCTGATGGCCATCAAATCCAAAAATTTTGGATTCGTATAG